A window from Micromonospora profundi encodes these proteins:
- a CDS encoding Fpg/Nei family DNA glycosylase yields the protein MPELPEVEALAGYLRQRAVGRRVDRLEIAAISALKTYDPAPSAVAGRAVVDARRHGKFLDVLIEGDLHLVVHLARAGWLHYREAFPSTTPLRPGKGPIAVRVRLDDGSGFDLTEAGTQKKLAAYLVTDPAAVPGVAKLGPDALAADLPTFTERLRSRRGQVKGVLTDQSVLSGVGNAYSDEILHAAKLSPFAITDRLTDAQLAALHAATRQVLGDAVERSVGQRAAELKGEKRAGLKVHARNGLPCPVCGDTVREVSFADSSLQYCPTCQTGGKPLADRRLSRLVR from the coding sequence GTGCCCGAACTACCGGAGGTTGAGGCGCTCGCGGGTTACCTGCGACAGCGCGCGGTGGGGCGGCGTGTCGACCGGCTGGAGATCGCCGCGATAAGCGCCCTGAAGACGTACGACCCGGCACCGTCCGCGGTCGCCGGCCGGGCTGTCGTCGACGCCCGCCGGCACGGCAAGTTCCTCGACGTACTCATCGAGGGTGATCTGCATCTCGTGGTCCACCTGGCGCGGGCCGGCTGGCTGCACTACCGGGAGGCGTTCCCGTCCACGACGCCGCTGCGCCCCGGCAAGGGTCCGATCGCGGTACGGGTCCGCCTCGACGACGGCTCCGGCTTCGACCTGACCGAGGCCGGCACCCAGAAGAAGCTGGCCGCGTACCTGGTCACCGACCCTGCGGCGGTGCCCGGCGTGGCCAAGCTCGGCCCGGATGCGCTTGCCGCCGACCTGCCCACGTTCACCGAGCGGCTGCGCAGCCGGCGCGGGCAGGTCAAAGGGGTGCTGACCGACCAGTCGGTGCTCTCCGGGGTGGGAAACGCGTACTCCGATGAGATCCTGCACGCCGCGAAGCTGTCTCCGTTCGCGATCACCGACCGGCTCACGGACGCCCAGCTCGCCGCCCTGCACGCGGCGACGCGGCAGGTGCTCGGCGACGCGGTCGAGCGTTCCGTCGGGCAGCGCGCGGCGGAGCTGAAGGGTGAGAAGCGCGCCGGCCTGAAGGTGCACGCCCGCAACGGGCTGCCCTGCCCGGTGTGCGGGGACACGGTGCGAGAGGTGTCGTTCGCCGATTCGAGCCTGCAGTACTGCCCGACGTGTCAGACCGGCGGCAAACCGCTCGCTGACCGACGGTTGTCCCGACTCGTACGGTGA
- a CDS encoding glycosyltransferase: protein MRIVVAHNRYREAQPSGENTIVDSEIAQLTAAGVEVLPFIRSSDEIPSMSKAAKALLPISPIWAPRAQQDLSRLLTEHRPDVLHLHNPYPLISPWVVRTAHKHGVPVVQTVHNYRQVCSSGIYFRDGVICQDCKGRALGIPAIKHRCYRDSAAQSALMATTLAVHRGTWRSVDRYIALTTAIADHLREYGIPDDRIVVKPNAVPDPGRPAPLGDGFLYMARLSPEKGVDLLLDAWRRHPVGTLGTLRIAGDGELRPLVEAAVAERPDVVYLGQLDRAGVQAAVEASAVVIAASMWHDVLPTVIIEALSSGRPVLGTALGGIPYLVGADAPHEPAGTGPAEVASAVAGHYPPPAGPPAVPAGLVSGTAGWVVPPDAAALAAALPVARAGAAALSAPARLRYEQTFHPDVVIKRHLDIYAGVTRSR, encoded by the coding sequence GTGAGAATCGTGGTGGCACACAACCGGTACCGGGAAGCTCAGCCCTCCGGCGAGAACACGATCGTCGACTCGGAGATCGCCCAGCTCACCGCTGCCGGGGTCGAGGTGCTGCCGTTCATCCGCAGCTCCGACGAGATCCCGTCGATGTCGAAGGCGGCCAAGGCGCTGCTGCCGATCTCGCCGATCTGGGCGCCGCGTGCCCAGCAGGACCTGAGCCGGCTGCTCACCGAGCATCGGCCGGACGTGTTGCACCTGCACAACCCGTACCCTCTGATCTCGCCCTGGGTGGTGCGGACCGCGCACAAGCACGGCGTGCCTGTGGTGCAGACGGTGCACAACTACCGGCAGGTCTGCTCCTCGGGGATCTACTTCCGCGACGGCGTGATCTGCCAGGACTGCAAGGGTCGGGCGCTGGGCATACCGGCGATCAAGCACCGCTGCTACCGCGACTCGGCCGCACAGTCCGCGCTGATGGCGACGACCCTGGCCGTGCACCGCGGCACCTGGCGGTCGGTGGACCGGTACATCGCGCTCACCACGGCGATTGCCGACCACCTGCGCGAGTACGGCATTCCGGACGATCGCATCGTGGTGAAGCCGAACGCCGTGCCCGACCCGGGCCGGCCGGCGCCGCTGGGTGACGGGTTCCTCTACATGGCCCGGCTCTCGCCCGAGAAGGGTGTGGACCTGCTGCTGGACGCCTGGCGTCGACACCCAGTGGGCACGCTCGGCACGCTGCGTATCGCCGGGGACGGGGAGCTGCGTCCGCTGGTGGAGGCCGCCGTCGCCGAGCGACCGGACGTGGTCTACCTCGGCCAGCTCGACCGGGCCGGGGTGCAGGCAGCTGTCGAGGCGAGCGCTGTGGTGATCGCCGCCTCCATGTGGCACGACGTGCTACCGACCGTGATCATCGAGGCGTTGTCCAGTGGCCGGCCGGTACTCGGCACCGCGCTGGGCGGCATCCCGTACCTCGTCGGCGCGGACGCTCCGCACGAGCCCGCCGGCACCGGCCCGGCGGAGGTCGCCTCAGCCGTCGCCGGCCATTACCCGCCACCGGCTGGTCCGCCCGCGGTGCCGGCCGGCCTGGTCAGCGGCACCGCCGGCTGGGTGGTCCCGCCGGACGCGGCCGCGTTGGCCGCCGCGCTCCCGGTCGCGCGGGCCGGTGCCGCCGCGCTCTCCGCACCCGCCCGGCTGCGGTACGAGCAGACGTTCCACCCGGACGTCGTCATCAAGCGGCACCTGGACATCTACGCCGGGGTGACCCGCTCTCGGTGA
- a CDS encoding CDP-alcohol phosphatidyltransferase family protein: MQSATSLADPRPTVADFHRVNRGGGLFSESISQWLGAVFALVAQRLGLRPTALTLTNLVLGLATSITVVALAGPVAAGDVPAWVVGLLALIGWQVAYSLDCADGQLARVTGQGSPAGARIDILCDVAAQIALVAALAATAVAQEPGTPTWLVATFAGTWMVNLVTSVMQSGPNAASMVTSTSLPVRLVKLVRDYGAVIFVAAVVLAVAPALVLWVMVAFTIVNGGFLLASIAFSARASL, encoded by the coding sequence GTGCAATCCGCGACCAGCTTGGCTGACCCCCGTCCCACCGTCGCCGACTTCCACCGGGTGAACCGGGGCGGCGGCCTGTTCAGCGAGTCGATCAGCCAGTGGCTGGGCGCCGTCTTCGCGCTCGTCGCCCAGCGCCTCGGGCTGCGCCCCACCGCGCTGACCCTCACCAACCTGGTGCTCGGACTGGCCACCTCGATCACAGTTGTGGCGCTCGCCGGGCCGGTCGCCGCCGGTGACGTACCGGCCTGGGTGGTCGGTCTGCTCGCCCTGATCGGCTGGCAGGTGGCGTACTCCCTGGACTGCGCCGACGGGCAGCTCGCCCGGGTGACCGGCCAGGGCAGCCCGGCCGGCGCGCGGATCGACATTCTCTGCGACGTGGCCGCGCAGATCGCCCTGGTGGCCGCGCTCGCCGCGACGGCGGTGGCGCAGGAGCCGGGCACGCCGACCTGGCTGGTGGCGACCTTCGCGGGCACCTGGATGGTCAACCTGGTCACGTCGGTGATGCAGTCCGGCCCCAACGCGGCAAGCATGGTCACCTCGACCTCGCTACCGGTCCGCCTGGTGAAGCTGGTCCGCGACTACGGCGCGGTGATCTTCGTGGCCGCCGTGGTGCTGGCCGTGGCCCCCGCGCTGGTCCTCTGGGTGATGGTGGCGTTCACCATCGTCAACGGCGGCTTCCTGCTGGCCAGCATCGCTTTCTCCGCCCGAGCCTCCCTGTAA
- a CDS encoding iron-containing alcohol dehydrogenase family protein, whose translation MPLLARSVLTPLHIDVRRGAVADLGAILADGRISAGGDVAVVVGPGQGAQIAELIRPSLRTADVFTVAGATLDAADDLGGKLRARSYDAVVGIGGGKTIDVAKYAATRRGLPMVSVATSLANDGIASPVASLITDGIKGSYGVHIPIAVIVDLDFVESGPDRHNRAGIGDVISNISALADWELARRVRGEPVDGLAASLARAGAEAVLNHPGDMTDDAFVIVLAEALISSGLAMAVDGTSRPCSGGCHEIMHAIDSLFPGTASHGELAGLGALFCTWLRGDLRRFGEMSACLARHGLPRLPAEVALTDDQFVEAVQFAPRTRPDRYTILEHLALSPTETRERLADYAGAIRDQLG comes from the coding sequence GTGCCTCTACTAGCCCGGAGCGTCCTCACCCCGCTGCACATCGACGTACGCCGGGGCGCGGTCGCCGACCTGGGCGCGATCCTTGCCGACGGGCGGATCTCCGCGGGCGGTGACGTCGCGGTGGTGGTAGGCCCGGGTCAGGGTGCGCAGATCGCGGAGCTGATCCGACCGTCGCTCCGGACTGCCGACGTGTTCACCGTCGCCGGGGCGACCCTGGACGCCGCCGACGACCTCGGCGGCAAGCTCCGCGCCCGGTCGTACGACGCGGTGGTCGGTATCGGCGGCGGCAAGACGATTGACGTGGCCAAGTACGCGGCCACCCGCCGAGGGCTGCCGATGGTGTCGGTGGCGACAAGCCTCGCCAACGACGGGATCGCCTCCCCGGTGGCAAGCCTCATCACCGACGGGATCAAGGGCTCCTACGGGGTGCACATCCCCATCGCGGTGATCGTCGACCTGGACTTCGTGGAGAGCGGCCCGGACCGGCACAACCGCGCCGGCATCGGTGACGTCATCAGCAACATCAGCGCCCTGGCCGACTGGGAACTGGCCCGCCGGGTACGCGGTGAGCCGGTCGACGGGTTGGCCGCATCGCTGGCCCGGGCGGGCGCCGAGGCGGTGCTCAACCACCCGGGCGACATGACCGACGACGCGTTCGTCATCGTGCTGGCCGAGGCGTTGATCTCCAGCGGCCTGGCCATGGCTGTCGACGGCACCAGTCGCCCGTGCAGCGGTGGCTGCCACGAGATCATGCACGCCATCGACTCGCTATTCCCCGGCACCGCCTCACACGGCGAACTCGCCGGCCTGGGCGCGCTGTTCTGCACCTGGCTGCGCGGGGACCTGCGCCGCTTCGGGGAGATGTCGGCCTGCCTGGCCCGGCACGGTCTGCCGCGTCTCCCCGCCGAGGTGGCGCTCACCGACGACCAGTTCGTGGAGGCCGTGCAGTTCGCGCCGCGTACCCGACCGGACCGGTACACCATCCTCGAACACCTGGCGCTGTCGCCTACCGAGACGCGGGAGCGGCTGGCAGACTACGCCGGTGCAATCCGCGACCAGCTTGGCTGA
- a CDS encoding phosphocholine cytidylyltransferase family protein, with protein MIGLVLAAGAGRRLRPYTDTLPKALVPVDGEITILDIALGNLAEVGLTDIVIVVGYAADAVVSRQAELEKKYGVTLTLVHNDKAEEWNNAYSLWLAREHFARGVLLVNGDTVHPVSVEKTLLAERGPGILLAVDTLKPLAEEEMKTTFDAAGQLTRITKIMDPGEAYGEYIGATLIEPQVADALADALEATWRRDPNLYYEDGYQEFADRGGEVRAAPIGDVPWVEVDNHADLARAREIACLY; from the coding sequence ATGATCGGTTTGGTGCTCGCGGCCGGAGCAGGACGCCGGCTGCGCCCGTACACCGACACCCTGCCGAAGGCGTTGGTGCCGGTGGACGGCGAGATCACGATCCTGGACATCGCGCTGGGCAACCTCGCCGAGGTCGGGCTCACCGACATCGTGATCGTGGTCGGCTACGCGGCGGACGCGGTCGTCTCCCGCCAGGCGGAGCTGGAGAAGAAGTACGGGGTCACGCTCACCCTGGTGCACAACGACAAGGCCGAGGAGTGGAACAACGCGTACTCCCTCTGGCTGGCCCGGGAGCACTTCGCGCGCGGGGTGCTGCTCGTCAACGGCGACACCGTGCACCCTGTGAGCGTGGAGAAGACCCTGCTCGCCGAGCGCGGCCCGGGGATCCTGCTCGCCGTGGACACGCTCAAGCCGTTGGCCGAGGAGGAGATGAAGACCACCTTCGACGCCGCAGGCCAGCTCACCCGGATCACCAAGATCATGGATCCTGGCGAGGCGTACGGGGAGTACATCGGCGCCACGCTCATCGAGCCGCAGGTCGCCGACGCGCTCGCCGACGCCCTGGAGGCGACCTGGCGGCGTGATCCGAACCTCTACTACGAGGACGGCTACCAGGAGTTCGCCGACCGGGGCGGAGAGGTGCGGGCCGCACCGATCGGCGACGTCCCCTGGGTCGAGGTCGACAACCACGCCGACCTGGCCCGCGCACGGGAGATCGCGTGCCTCTACTAG
- a CDS encoding NUDIX domain-containing protein, whose product MPTDPLRCAGALIVDHDGRIFFQRRSPHRRLFPNCWDIVGGHLEPGEDVDEALRREITEETGWLLSHVLGPVGEYHYVGDDGLARIEHDFLVRVDGDLAHPTLEAGKHTEYRWLAEHEVTVLDENRDVNDGLIRRIAEEGFAVLRSIGL is encoded by the coding sequence GTGCCCACCGACCCCCTGCGCTGCGCCGGCGCGCTGATCGTCGACCACGACGGCCGCATCTTCTTCCAGCGCAGGTCGCCGCACCGACGACTTTTTCCCAATTGTTGGGACATCGTCGGAGGGCACCTGGAGCCCGGCGAGGACGTCGACGAGGCACTCCGCCGGGAGATCACCGAGGAGACCGGCTGGCTCCTGTCGCACGTTCTCGGCCCGGTGGGCGAATACCACTACGTCGGCGACGACGGCCTGGCCCGGATCGAACACGACTTCCTGGTACGGGTCGACGGCGACCTCGCCCACCCGACGCTTGAGGCCGGCAAGCACACCGAGTACCGCTGGCTGGCCGAGCACGAGGTGACGGTGCTGGACGAGAACCGCGACGTCAACGACGGCCTGATCCGGCGGATCGCGGAGGAGGGCTTCGCCGTCCTGCGGTCGATCGGTCTGTGA
- a CDS encoding CBS domain-containing protein: MQVREAMSSQVLVVGPEHTLRQAAQMMSARGVGSAVVIDPESEGVGIMTERDVLKAIGAGLDCDVERTRSHLTWDVVYAGPEWTVAEAAAAMARGGFRHLVVLDGREVAGVISVRDIMRVWAENSALTTS; the protein is encoded by the coding sequence ATGCAGGTACGGGAAGCAATGTCCAGCCAGGTTCTCGTCGTCGGTCCGGAGCACACGCTCCGCCAGGCGGCCCAGATGATGTCGGCCCGCGGTGTCGGGTCGGCCGTCGTGATCGACCCGGAGTCCGAGGGGGTCGGGATCATGACCGAACGCGACGTGTTGAAGGCCATCGGCGCGGGCCTCGACTGCGACGTGGAACGCACCCGCTCCCACCTGACCTGGGACGTCGTCTACGCCGGGCCGGAGTGGACGGTCGCCGAGGCAGCCGCCGCGATGGCTCGGGGCGGGTTCCGGCACCTCGTGGTGCTGGACGGCCGGGAGGTCGCCGGCGTGATCTCCGTTAGGGACATCATGCGGGTCTGGGCGGAGAACTCGGCCCTCACCACGAGCTGA
- a CDS encoding ester cyclase: protein MRDAERLVEQQYAMLLSRDVARLPDLYAPEAFYAMPGVTVRPIELPALLRTWTGAFPDLRVDPLGSVRTSGGAAVELRLTGTHTGTLHSPYGTVAPTGRSVSWEVADVVRVRRGRIVAWRSYFDWSHLLDVLGVQLEGLSRSAQHDALALPV from the coding sequence ATGCGTGACGCGGAGCGCCTGGTCGAGCAGCAGTACGCCATGCTCCTGAGTCGGGATGTGGCTCGACTCCCGGATCTGTACGCCCCGGAGGCGTTCTACGCCATGCCAGGTGTCACGGTCCGCCCGATCGAACTGCCCGCCCTGCTGCGTACCTGGACGGGTGCCTTCCCCGACCTGCGGGTCGACCCGCTGGGCTCGGTTCGGACGTCCGGCGGCGCGGCAGTCGAGTTGCGCCTGACCGGCACCCACACCGGCACGCTGCACTCGCCGTACGGCACCGTGGCGCCCACTGGCCGGTCGGTGAGCTGGGAGGTGGCGGACGTGGTGCGGGTTCGCCGGGGCCGGATCGTCGCGTGGCGTTCCTACTTCGACTGGAGCCACCTGCTCGACGTGCTCGGCGTGCAGTTGGAGGGGCTTTCCCGGTCGGCGCAGCACGACGCGCTCGCACTTCCGGTCTGA
- a CDS encoding aminotransferase-like domain-containing protein, giving the protein MTAEQLISFARGAPSLDIVDVEGLKAAAVRAFDADPAGITAYGTSVGYLPLRKWIADKHGVEANQVLVTNGSLQADAFLFDHLVRPGDAVVVERPTYDRTLLNLQRMGSELYGVPVQPDGVDTAELRKLLESGVRPRLAHIIPNYQNPAGVTLSLEKRRELLDLAAEYGFIIFEDDPYADIRFRGEALPSMLSLDTRGVVVHASSFTKTVCPGVRVGYLVGSADLIADIAKNATSLYISPGMVSQAIVHQFCVSGDIDRSIDTVRAALGERSQVLAESLRRHLPQARFVEPDGGYFLWVEFPEDVLVDKLAPAAAERGVAVVKGSDFVLDGGQHALRLAFSAVTADRIDEGVRRLAEAVEAVRS; this is encoded by the coding sequence ATGACCGCCGAGCAGCTGATCTCCTTTGCCCGTGGGGCGCCCTCGCTGGACATCGTCGATGTCGAGGGCCTCAAGGCCGCCGCCGTACGCGCCTTCGACGCCGACCCTGCGGGGATCACGGCGTACGGCACATCCGTCGGCTACCTTCCGCTGCGGAAATGGATCGCCGACAAGCACGGTGTCGAGGCAAACCAGGTGCTTGTCACGAACGGCTCGCTCCAGGCCGACGCGTTCCTCTTCGACCACCTTGTCCGTCCCGGCGACGCTGTGGTGGTGGAGCGTCCGACGTACGACCGGACGCTGCTCAACCTGCAGCGGATGGGCAGCGAGTTGTACGGGGTTCCGGTCCAGCCTGACGGCGTGGACACCGCCGAGCTGCGCAAGCTCCTGGAGTCCGGGGTACGTCCCCGGCTCGCGCACATCATCCCGAACTACCAGAACCCGGCCGGCGTGACGCTGTCGTTGGAGAAGCGTCGCGAGCTGCTCGACCTTGCCGCGGAGTACGGGTTCATCATCTTCGAGGACGACCCGTACGCGGACATCCGGTTCCGTGGCGAGGCGCTGCCGTCGATGCTGTCGCTGGACACCCGCGGCGTTGTGGTCCACGCGTCGAGCTTCACGAAGACGGTCTGCCCGGGCGTCCGGGTCGGTTACCTGGTCGGCTCCGCGGACCTGATCGCCGACATCGCCAAGAACGCGACGAGCCTCTACATCTCGCCCGGCATGGTGTCCCAGGCGATCGTGCACCAGTTCTGCGTCTCCGGTGACATCGACCGCTCGATCGACACCGTCCGGGCGGCGCTTGGCGAGCGGTCCCAGGTGCTTGCCGAGTCGCTGCGCCGGCACCTGCCGCAGGCCCGGTTCGTCGAGCCCGACGGTGGCTACTTCCTCTGGGTGGAGTTCCCGGAGGACGTCCTTGTGGACAAGCTCGCCCCGGCGGCGGCCGAGCGCGGGGTGGCAGTGGTCAAGGGCAGCGACTTCGTTCTGGACGGTGGGCAGCACGCTCTGCGGCTGGCCTTCTCGGCCGTGACCGCCGACCGGATCGACGAAGGTGTCCGCCGTCTCGCGGAAGCCGTCGAGGCCGTCCGGAGCTGA
- the corA gene encoding magnesium/cobalt transporter CorA: MTDRADRGRSVLPSTGRALRPRAWPSPVRAVTRMLNADGSPPTPAPAGSGRSGVVDCALYVDGKRQPGDWTYADALEVARREEHGFVWLGLHQPELTEMTAIAETYGLHELAVEDAVKAAQRPKLERFNDVTFLVLRTARYCEHAELTENSEVVETGQVMLFIGPKFLISVRHGDACRLSPVRAELETKRDLLLHGPWAVAYGITDRVVDLYLEVAEQLEDDLDVLEAEVFDRNSHGRIQRIYQMKRELVEFKRAVIPLQRPLMTLTSQVNREVPKEIRRYFRDVQDHLSRTVDQVNSYDDLLNSILQARLAQVTVDQNNDMRKIAAWAAIAAFWTGVAGIYGMNFENMPELKMTYGYPVVLALMLGVSLALYRWFRRNDWL, from the coding sequence ATGACAGATCGGGCAGATCGCGGCCGGTCGGTGCTGCCGAGCACCGGACGGGCACTGCGACCCCGGGCGTGGCCGTCCCCGGTGCGGGCGGTCACCCGGATGCTCAACGCCGACGGCTCGCCCCCCACGCCGGCCCCCGCCGGCTCCGGCCGCAGCGGCGTGGTCGACTGCGCGCTGTACGTCGACGGCAAGCGGCAGCCCGGCGACTGGACGTACGCGGACGCGCTGGAGGTGGCCCGCCGCGAGGAGCACGGCTTCGTCTGGCTCGGGCTGCACCAGCCTGAGTTGACTGAAATGACAGCCATCGCGGAGACCTACGGTCTGCACGAGCTGGCCGTCGAGGACGCGGTGAAGGCAGCGCAGCGGCCCAAGTTGGAGCGGTTCAACGACGTCACGTTCCTTGTGCTGCGTACGGCCCGGTACTGCGAGCACGCCGAGCTGACCGAGAACTCCGAGGTCGTCGAGACCGGCCAGGTGATGCTGTTCATCGGCCCGAAGTTCCTGATCAGCGTCCGGCACGGGGACGCCTGCCGGCTCTCTCCGGTCCGCGCCGAGTTGGAGACCAAGCGGGATCTGCTGCTGCACGGCCCGTGGGCGGTGGCGTACGGCATCACCGACCGCGTGGTCGACCTCTACCTGGAGGTGGCCGAGCAGCTGGAGGACGACCTGGACGTCCTGGAGGCCGAGGTCTTCGACCGCAACAGCCACGGTCGGATCCAGCGGATCTACCAGATGAAGCGCGAGCTTGTGGAGTTCAAGCGGGCTGTGATCCCGTTGCAGCGCCCGCTGATGACGCTGACCTCCCAGGTCAACCGCGAGGTGCCCAAGGAGATCCGGCGCTACTTCCGGGACGTGCAGGACCACCTGAGCCGCACTGTCGATCAGGTCAACTCCTACGACGACCTGCTGAACTCCATCCTCCAGGCGCGCCTGGCCCAGGTCACCGTCGACCAGAACAACGACATGCGCAAGATCGCCGCGTGGGCGGCCATCGCCGCGTTCTGGACCGGCGTCGCAGGCATCTACGGCATGAACTTCGAGAACATGCCCGAGCTGAAGATGACGTACGGCTATCCCGTCGTGCTTGCCCTGATGCTCGGGGTCTCCCTCGCCCTGTACCGCTGGTTCCGCCGCAACGACTGGCTCTGA
- a CDS encoding peptidylprolyl isomerase has translation MAEAVYATLHTNAGPIRLELFPNHAPKTVRNFIDLAEGNREYTDPRTGQPGSGPYYDGTISHRVISGFMVQMGDPTGTGRGGPGYKFADEFHPDLRFDRPYLLAMANAGPGTNGSQFFITVSPTPHLNNRHTIFGQVADEESVKVVDSIANTPTGPSDRPLQDVVIERVEIERSAG, from the coding sequence GTGGCCGAGGCTGTCTACGCCACCTTGCACACCAACGCTGGGCCGATCCGTCTGGAGCTCTTCCCGAACCACGCGCCGAAGACGGTCCGCAACTTCATCGACCTGGCCGAGGGCAACCGGGAATACACCGACCCGCGCACCGGCCAGCCGGGCAGCGGGCCGTACTACGACGGCACCATCTCGCACCGCGTGATCAGCGGTTTCATGGTCCAGATGGGCGACCCGACCGGCACCGGTCGCGGCGGACCGGGCTACAAGTTCGCCGACGAGTTCCACCCGGACCTGCGCTTCGACCGGCCGTACCTGCTGGCGATGGCGAACGCCGGACCGGGCACCAACGGTTCGCAGTTCTTCATCACCGTGTCGCCGACGCCGCACCTCAACAACCGGCACACCATCTTCGGGCAGGTTGCCGACGAGGAGTCGGTGAAGGTCGTCGACTCGATCGCGAACACCCCGACCGGCCCGAGCGACCGTCCGCTCCAGGACGTCGTGATCGAGCGGGTCGAGATCGAGCGGTCTGCTGGCTGA